A single window of Streptomyces sudanensis DNA harbors:
- the hemE gene encoding uroporphyrinogen decarboxylase produces the protein MSANTRPPGPPTQTYDSAFLKACRREPVPHTPVWFMRQAGRSLPEYRSVREGVPMLESCMRPDLVAEITLQPVRRHGVDAAIYFSDIVVPLKAIGVDLDIKPGVGPVVAEPIRRREDLARLRDLTPDDVAYVTEAIGTLTGELGATPLIGFAGAPFTLASYLVEGGPSRNHEHTKALMYGDPGLWADLLDRLADITAAFLRVQIEAGASAVQLFDSWVGAIAPDDYRRRVMPASSKVFDAVAGYGVPRIHFGVGTGELLGLMGEAGADVVGVDWRVPLDEAARRVGPGRALQGNLDPAVLFAPREAVEEQTRRVLDAASGLEGHVFNLGHGVLPTTDPDALTRLVEHVHTLTAR, from the coding sequence GTGAGTGCCAACACCCGCCCCCCGGGCCCCCCGACGCAGACGTACGACTCCGCCTTCCTCAAGGCGTGCCGCCGAGAACCGGTGCCGCACACGCCGGTGTGGTTCATGCGCCAGGCGGGGCGCTCACTCCCCGAGTACCGGTCGGTCCGCGAGGGCGTCCCCATGCTGGAGTCCTGCATGCGGCCCGACCTGGTCGCCGAGATCACGCTCCAGCCCGTGCGGCGCCACGGGGTCGACGCGGCGATCTACTTCAGCGACATCGTCGTCCCCCTCAAGGCCATCGGCGTCGACCTCGACATCAAGCCGGGCGTCGGCCCCGTCGTCGCCGAGCCGATCCGCCGCCGCGAGGACCTGGCGCGGCTGCGCGACCTGACCCCCGACGACGTCGCGTACGTCACCGAGGCCATCGGCACGCTCACCGGCGAGCTGGGCGCCACCCCGCTGATCGGCTTCGCGGGCGCGCCCTTCACCCTCGCGAGCTACCTCGTCGAGGGCGGCCCGTCGCGCAACCACGAGCACACCAAGGCCCTCATGTACGGGGACCCCGGGCTCTGGGCCGACCTGCTCGACCGGCTCGCCGACATCACCGCGGCGTTCCTGCGGGTCCAGATCGAGGCCGGCGCCTCCGCCGTGCAGCTGTTCGACTCCTGGGTCGGCGCGATCGCCCCGGACGACTACCGCCGCCGCGTCATGCCCGCCTCGTCGAAGGTCTTCGACGCCGTCGCCGGGTACGGCGTACCGCGCATCCACTTCGGCGTCGGCACGGGCGAGCTGCTCGGCCTCATGGGGGAGGCGGGCGCGGACGTGGTCGGCGTCGACTGGCGCGTCCCGCTCGACGAGGCCGCCCGCCGCGTCGGCCCCGGCAGGGCGCTCCAGGGCAACCTCGACCCCGCCGTCCTGTTCGCCCCGCGCGAGGCCGTCGAGGAGCAGACGCGCCGCGTCCTGGACGCCGCCTCGGGGCTGGAGGGCCACGTCTTCAACCTCGGCCACGGCGTGCTGCCCACCACGGACCCCGACGCGCTGACGCGCCTCGTCGAGCACGTCCACACGCTGACCGCGCGCTGA
- a CDS encoding DUF6882 domain-containing protein, giving the protein MIVSFGEGFVRATEPHAAWAMEQVEVFTGHLPSGPWTADLSACVYRQGGLDLRVGLLGSYDESDGSWLWAWADPGFAGTPVAAAAEVLRRFGEERGVPEFAEEPASLAGFGDPRTAVERLAFGAMGVLGAAGYVGVVAGPGSRAYLVSDDPAVPVAGPDPVTLPRVLLTAVGPVPEARPRAVVAGCFARHGLAARADGDGGLRADLADGSSVEVAFDGAGRITRVNVAAPGPRPA; this is encoded by the coding sequence ATGATCGTTTCTTTCGGCGAGGGCTTCGTCCGGGCGACGGAGCCGCACGCCGCGTGGGCCATGGAGCAGGTGGAGGTGTTCACCGGCCACCTGCCGTCCGGGCCGTGGACGGCCGACCTGAGCGCGTGCGTGTACCGGCAGGGCGGCCTCGACCTGCGGGTGGGCCTGCTCGGTTCGTACGACGAGTCGGACGGCTCGTGGCTGTGGGCGTGGGCCGACCCGGGCTTCGCGGGGACGCCCGTGGCGGCGGCGGCCGAGGTGCTGCGCCGGTTCGGCGAGGAGCGGGGCGTGCCGGAGTTCGCGGAGGAGCCGGCCTCCCTGGCCGGGTTCGGCGACCCGCGCACGGCGGTGGAGCGGCTGGCGTTCGGCGCCATGGGCGTACTGGGCGCGGCCGGCTACGTCGGCGTGGTGGCGGGGCCGGGTTCACGCGCGTACCTGGTGTCCGACGATCCGGCGGTGCCGGTGGCGGGCCCGGACCCGGTGACGCTGCCCCGGGTGCTGCTGACCGCCGTGGGGCCGGTGCCCGAGGCGCGACCGCGGGCCGTGGTGGCGGGCTGCTTCGCCCGGCACGGCCTGGCGGCCCGCGCGGACGGGGACGGCGGGCTGCGGGCCGACCTGGCGGACGGCTCGTCGGTGGAGGTGGCGTTCGACGGGGCGGGCCGCATCACGCGGGTGAACGTGGCCGCCCCGGGTCCGCGGCCGGCCTGA
- a CDS encoding FAD-dependent oxidoreductase, which yields MERGTRRGTGRQRLVVVGGDAAGMSAASQARRLKGPDELEIVAFERGRFTSYSACGIPYWVGGDVTDRDRLVARTPEEHRERDIDVRLRTEVTELDLDRGRVRVRDLESGAESWTGYDRLVLATGARPVRPPLPGIDAPGVHGVQTLDDGQALLDRLEGTPGRRAVVVGAGYIGVEMAEALLKRGYEVTVVNRGEEPMATLDPDMGRLVREAMEAMGVTVVGGAEVTEVPTGPGGDVRAVVAGGVEYPADVVVLGVGVEPETTLARAAGLPLGAYGGLLTDLAMRVRGREEVWAGGDCVEVLDLVSGRERYVPLGTHANKHGQVVGANAAGGYATFPGVVGTAVSKVCSLEIARTGLRERDAREAGLRYVAVTVESTSRAGYYPGAAPMTVKMIAERRTGRLLGTQIVGREGAGKRVDVAAVALTAGMTVERVAALDLGYAPPFSPVWDPVQVAARKAVSAVREAG from the coding sequence ATGGAACGAGGGACACGGCGGGGCACGGGACGGCAGCGGCTGGTGGTGGTCGGCGGCGACGCGGCGGGGATGTCCGCCGCGTCGCAGGCCCGCCGCCTGAAGGGGCCGGACGAACTGGAGATCGTGGCGTTCGAGCGGGGCCGCTTCACGTCGTACTCGGCGTGCGGCATCCCGTACTGGGTCGGCGGCGACGTCACCGACCGGGACCGGCTCGTCGCGCGGACGCCGGAGGAGCACCGGGAGCGGGACATCGACGTGCGGCTCCGCACCGAGGTCACCGAGCTCGACCTCGACCGCGGCCGGGTGCGCGTCCGCGACCTGGAGTCGGGCGCCGAGTCGTGGACCGGGTACGACCGGCTGGTCCTGGCGACCGGGGCGCGCCCGGTGCGCCCGCCGCTGCCGGGCATCGACGCGCCGGGCGTGCACGGCGTGCAGACGCTCGACGACGGGCAGGCGCTCCTCGACCGGCTGGAGGGGACGCCGGGGCGGCGGGCCGTCGTCGTGGGCGCCGGGTACATCGGCGTGGAGATGGCCGAGGCGCTGCTGAAGCGGGGCTACGAGGTGACCGTCGTGAACCGGGGCGAGGAGCCGATGGCGACCCTCGACCCGGACATGGGGCGGCTGGTGCGCGAGGCGATGGAGGCGATGGGCGTCACCGTCGTCGGCGGCGCCGAGGTGACCGAGGTGCCGACCGGGCCCGGCGGGGACGTGCGCGCCGTGGTCGCCGGGGGCGTGGAGTACCCGGCCGACGTGGTGGTCCTCGGCGTCGGCGTGGAGCCGGAGACCACGCTGGCCCGGGCCGCGGGCCTGCCGCTCGGCGCGTACGGCGGGCTGCTCACCGACCTGGCGATGCGGGTGCGCGGGCGGGAGGAGGTGTGGGCGGGCGGCGACTGCGTCGAGGTGCTGGACCTGGTGTCCGGCCGGGAGCGGTACGTCCCGCTGGGCACCCACGCCAACAAGCACGGCCAGGTCGTCGGGGCGAACGCGGCGGGCGGCTACGCCACGTTCCCCGGCGTGGTGGGCACCGCCGTCAGCAAGGTCTGCTCGCTGGAGATCGCCCGCACGGGCCTGCGCGAGCGGGACGCCCGCGAGGCCGGTCTGCGGTACGTGGCGGTGACGGTCGAGTCGACGAGCCGGGCGGGGTACTACCCGGGGGCGGCGCCGATGACGGTGAAGATGATCGCCGAGCGGCGGACGGGACGGCTCCTGGGCACGCAGATCGTCGGCCGGGAGGGCGCGGGCAAGCGCGTGGACGTCGCGGCGGTCGCCCTGACGGCGGGCATGACCGTGGAGCGGGTCGCCGCGCTGGACCTGGGGTACGCGCCGCCGTTCTCCCCCGTGTGGGACCCGGTGCAGGTCGCGGCCCGCAAGGCGGTCTCCGCGGTGCGGGAGGCGGGCTGA